One region of Leptotrichia trevisanii DSM 22070 genomic DNA includes:
- a CDS encoding FeoB-associated Cys-rich membrane protein, which yields MGKTIIVGIIAVAIVITVFRKIYKDYKKNKNFCGTDCCSCSGVSTCNLHNKTENHNK from the coding sequence ATGGGAAAAACAATCATTGTTGGCATAATCGCAGTCGCAATTGTAATCACAGTTTTTAGAAAAATATACAAAGATTATAAGAAAAATAAAAATTTTTGTGGTACAGATTGTTGTAGCTGTTCAGGTGTTTCAACCTGCAATTTACACAATAAAACCGAAAACCATAACAAATAA